Proteins from one Colias croceus chromosome 22, ilColCroc2.1 genomic window:
- the LOC123701715 gene encoding three-prime repair exonuclease 1-like: MTRVATYVFIDFETTSLPKEDHNRTRITELSFIAVKRAHILDTEIGDAPRVQQKVTLCLYPGRMICPTSTKITKLSNELLEHETKFNDNVYNILNTFLNILTKPVCLVAQNGLRFDFPILKNHLDKLGKCFPEDLLCADSYHCFFDILECPEDNNTINMNNQSTTSIDKTFLEENLLQKNTLEMKSINESTPKRRINNGRMEPVNREKLKRRFVWSDGERPKKGYKLGQIYEKLLKTPSIDAHQAEADSFMTLKCAVAVKNKFVDWVDNNFLHFSDIKPMTIGIPIGE, encoded by the coding sequence ATGACTCGAGTCGCGACGTACGTTTTTATAGACTTTGAAACCACGAGCCTCCCTAAAGAGGATCATAATAGAACGCGTATCACAGAGTTGTCATTTATAGCGGTGAAACGTGCTCATATCCTCGACACTGAAATCGGTGACGCGCCGCGCGTTCAGCAAAAAGTCACTCTCTGTCTTTACCCTGGAAGAATGATATGTCCAACAAGCACAAAAATCACAAAATTGAGTAATGAATTACTTGAAcatgaaacaaaatttaacgataatgtatataatatattaaacactTTCCTAAACATACTCACTAAACCTGTGTGTTTAGTTGCTCAAAATGGCCTCAGATTTGACTTTCCAATACTCAAAAACCACTTAGATAAGTTGGGTAAGTGTTTTCCAGAAGATCTTCTATGTGCTGACAGCTACCACTGTTTCTTTGATATATTAGAATGCCCAGAagataataatactataaatatgAACAATCAATCGACAACATCAATAGATAAAACATTCCTTGAAGAAAatttacttcaaaaaaatacattgGAGATGAAATCAATCAATGAATCAACACCTAAACGAAGGATCAACAATGGCAGAATGGAACCGGTAAATCGTGagaaattaaaaagaagattTGTGTGGAGCGATGGTGAGAGACCAAAGAAGGGATATAAATTGGGACAGATAtatgaaaagttattaaaaacaccAAGTATAGACGCTCATCAAGCTGAAGCTGATTCTTTCATGACATTAAAATGTGCAGTGGCTGTGAAAAATAAGTTTGTAGATTGGGTTGATAACAATTTTCTGCATTTTTCCGATATAAAACCGATGACAATTGGTATACCGATTGgtgaataa
- the LOC123701802 gene encoding three-prime repair exonuclease 1-like isoform X2 → MEIETFIFFDIETTGLPQFEKNRTKITELAFIAVSRKDIETCMSIPVMNKLSYVFNPERNIQSEAACITGLSNACLKNQATFKNRIESLNSFLEQFSKPVCLVAHNGNRFDFKILRSEYIDANKELPKDLLCLDSMSGFRKIIDSTIEITKKGVQKTPNISVLDESLLTDDEDWPELNTSNEDWEEIDKLIESFENISTGSDKKTHKKDNKNHKLKDKDNKVSYKLTDLYRRFCKKDPIESHRAEVDCIMLLECVLATKEYFLSWADKNCKLISDIKPLVRK, encoded by the coding sequence ATGGAGatagaaacatttattttctttgacattGAAACCACCGGACTGCCACAGTTTGAAAAGAACAGAACAAAAATAACGGAATTAGCATTTATTGCTGTTTCCCGAAAAGATATAGAAACATGCATGAGTATACCTGTTATGAATAAACTGTCCTATGTTTTTAATCCAGAAAGAAACATTCAGTCTGAAGCTGCATGTATCACTGGCTTGTCAAATgcatgtttaaaaaatcaagcGACATTCAAAAATAGAATTGAAAGTTTGAATTCGTTTCTAGAACAATTTTCTAAACCAGTGTGTTTAGTAGCACATAATGGAAACAGATTTGACTTTAAAATACTAAGATCAGAATATATAGACGCAAACAAGGAGCTGCCAAAAGATTTGCTCTGCCTCGATTCAATGAGtggttttagaaaaattattgacAGTACTATTGAAATTACTAAAAAAGGTGTTCAAAAAACTCCAAACATATCAGTGTTAGATGAGAGTCTGTTAACAGATGATGAAGATTGGCCTGAATTGAATACTAGTAATGAAGACTGGGAGGAAATAGACAAATTGATTGAATCATTCGAAAATATCTCTACCGGATCagataaaaaaacacacaaaaaagACAATAAAAACCATAAATTAAAGGATAAAGACAACAAAGTATCATATAAATTGACAGATTTGTATAGAAGGTTCTGCAAAAAAGATCCCATAGAGTCACATAGAGCAGAAGTTGATTGTATTATGCTTTTGGAATGTGTTTTAGCGACaaaggaatattttttatcatggGCTGATAAAAACTGCAAATTAATCAGTGATATAAAACCACTGgtacgtaaataa
- the LOC123701946 gene encoding NF-X1-type zinc finger protein NFXL1-like: MARRYRDAAAKLQENVHKHLKEMKDLSSSEDEEPYEPSVLEGVFQSYWRGGGDKQMLNRTKNLLEEALSGRSVTCLICIGSIKRVDAIWTCDHCFSYFHLICIQKWANDCTSLRLDEPQAPIAVCKPKKIEWCCPKCRNSYTKEEIPRKYRCFCGKTDDPPYHPWLVPHTCGEVCGRRLSQGDNCKHKCLLLCHPGPCPPCPQTVNGICYCGKEQKKVRCSTAKWPCGQPCQKKLLCKSHSCKNLCHEGDCPPCTYTSLQSCLCGSETIKRPCYDVKWRCTKVCGKPYSCGYHKCQEVCHAGSCGPCPNSGLMSCPCGANQQYVQCPDTIETCLGTCGKKHDDCEHLCPEKCHKGQCPPCRVQIEKKCVCSTHTRSLPCSKEFKCETKCRGIRPCGKHYCARKCCNGSCPPCEKICDKPLQCGRHKCTTICHGGPCYPCTRESKITCKCKETYITVPCGRERNIKPPKCHLPCKFKYKCGHIDENKHTCHFGACPSCKAICKKPYSKCGHTCEALCHEYVTVVFKQVEKAVMPWEVQPPKAKVVALDCPPCKIPVPVVCFGEHDTEMQPCHSAARRCCGRECGKDLACGNHKCSLLCHLYSSDPNYPNVPFTCKPCNRECMKPRPEKCSHKCSKRQCHPGSCPPCEVKEFIKCHCGLTELYLACHEFIIATDEQLCCKQQCPKILDCGHKCKSICHKGPCGVNQVCTKKTKVYCSCGNLKKEAPCNLVRNSEVSIACDDTCQAKKLAALAEKEKEEKRQKELEEERNRRELAEYEWKISGKKKKYKEKKVVVNQDNRNFVQKYRVPILSLCIVIGLLLLTGVLWGCTNPFIRQGTKGLRSVHANSKIGQAYAEVVFLLSNWRYVVPWLVNQAGSLAYLAAVQRMPLSIAVPAANSLAFAFTALTGAAIGSEEPLDWVAILGVVLIVAGTFLCCLDNVG; the protein is encoded by the exons ATGGCGCGAAGGTATCGCGATGCGGCTGCAAAATTACAGGAAAATGTTCACaagcatttaaaagaaatgaaaGACCTGTCTTCCTCTGAAGATGAGGAGCCTTACGAGCCGAGCGTCCTGGAAGGTGTATTCCAAAGCTATTGGCGAGGTGGCGGCGACAAACAGATGCTGAATAGAACAAAGAACCTTCTCGAAGAAGCTTTAAGTGGCCGGTCTGTTACGTGTTTAATTTGCATAGGATCTATCAAGAGAGTCGATGCTATATGGACTTGCGATCACTgcttttcttattttcatctTATATGCATTCAAAAATGGGCAAATGACTGTACAAGTCTGCGTTTAGATGAGCCTCAGGCTCCAATCGCCGTGTGTAAGCCAAAGAAAATAGAATGGTGCTGTCCGAAGTGTAGGAACTCATACACTAAAGAGGAAATACCGCGTAAGTACCGATGTTTTTGTGGAAAAACTGATGATCCACCCTATCATCCTTGGTTAGTGCCACACACTTGTGGAGAAGTTTGCGGTAGACGTTTGTCACAAGGTGATAATTGTAAACATAAGTGTTTACTGCTCTGCCATCCTGGTCCATGCCCTCCTTGTCCCCAAACTGTTAACGGCATTTGCTATTGTGGTAAAGAACAGAAGAAAGTAAGATGTAGCACAGCAAAATGGCCCTGTGGCCAGCCATGCCAGAAAAAACTGCTTTGCAAATCTCACAGCTGCAAAAATCTATGCCATGAAGGAGACTGCCCTCCGTGCACATATACTAGTCTACAAAGTTGTCTGTGTGGTTCAGAAACCATAAAAAGACCTTGCTATGACGTCAAATGGCGATGTACAAAAGTTTGTGGCAAACCATATTCTTGTGGTTATCACAAATGTCAAGAAGTATGTCATGCTGGATCTTGTGGCCCTTGCCCCAATTCTGGTTTGATGTCATGTCCATGTGGTGCTAATCAACAGTATGTACAGTGTCCTGACACCATAGAAACATGTTTAGGCACTTGTGGAAAGAAACATGATGATTGTGAACATCTTTGTCCAGAAAAGTGCCACAAAGGTCAATGTCCTCCGTGTCGAGTGCAGATTGAAAAGAAATGTGTTTGTTCAACACACACAAGATCATTACCATGCAGCAAGGAGTTTAAATGTGAGACAAAGTGCAGAGGCATCAGGCCATGTGGAAAGCATTATTGTGCACGTAAATGTTGCAATGGTAGTTGTCCGCCCTGTGAAAAAATATGTGACAAACCTTTACAGTGTGGACGACATAAATGTACCACAATTTGCCATGGAGGACCATGTTATCCGTGCACTAGAGAGTCTAAAATAACATGTAAATGTAAAGAAACATACATTACAGTTCCGTGTGGCAGAGAGAGGAATATCAAACCACCAAAATGTCATTTACCTtgtaagtttaaatataagtGTGGACACATAGATGAAAATAAACACACCTGCCACTTTGGGGCCTGCCCATCTTGTAAGGCTATTTGCAAAAAACCCTACAGTAAGTGCGGTCACACTTGTGAAGCACTATGTCATGAGTATGTAACTGTGGTTTTCAAACAAGTAGAAAAAGCAGTGATGCCTTGGGAAGTGCAACCACCCAAAGCTAAGGTTGTCGCGTTGGACTGTCCGCCGTGTAAAATTCCTGTCCCAGTCGTTTGTTTCGGTGAACACGACACGGAGATGCAGCCGTGTCACTCGGCGGCGCGACGGTGTTGCGGCAGAGAATGCGGTAAAGATCTCGCCTGCGGTAATCATAAGTGTTCACTTTTATGCCACTTGTACAGTTCAGATCCTAATTATCCAAATGTGCCTTTTACTTGCAAACCGTGTAATAGAGAGTGTATGAAGCCGCGGCCCGAAAAATGTTCGCATAAATGTTCAAAACGTCAATGTCATCCTGGATCGTGTCCTCCGTGTGAGGTGAAAGAGTTTATCAAATGCCACTGTGGACTCACAGAACTATACTTAGCGTGTCACGAATTTATAATCGCCACAGATGAACAGTTATGTTGCAAACAACAGTGTCCAAAAATACTAGATTGTGGACATAAATGTAAGAGTATATGCCACAAAGGTCCTTGTGGAGTTAATCAAGTGTGCACGAAAAAGACGAAAGTATACTGCTCATGTGGAAATTTGAAGAAAGAAGCACCATGCAATCTTGTTAGAAATTCTGAAGTCAGTATAGCTTGTGATGACACATGCCAGGCTAAAAAACTCGCGGCTCTTGCTGagaaagaaaaagaagaaaagagACAGAAAGAGTTGGAAGAAGAGAGAAACAGGAGAGAGCTAGCGGAGTATGAATGGAAAATAAGCGGGAAAAAGAAGAAATACAAAGAGAAGAAAGTTGTTGTTAATCAAGACAACAGAAACTTTGTTCAGAAATATAGGGTTCCTATTTTGTCATTg tgtattgtcatcg gacTATTATTACTAACGGGGGTGCTGTGGGGTTGCACAAACCCCTTTATCCGCCAGGGTACGAAGGGGTTGCGATCGGTGCACGCCAACTCAAAGATTGGACAGGCGTACGCGGAAGTTGTGTTTTTACTGTCTAATTGGAGG TACGTGGTCCCGTGGCTGGTGAACCAAGCCGGCTCGCTGGCATACCTCGCTGCGGTTCAGCGAATGCCGCTGTCCATCGCTGTGCCCGCTGCGAACAgcctcgcgttcgcgttcacAGCGCTGACCGGCGCTGCGATTGGTAGTGAGGAGCCGCTAGACTGGG TGGCAATACTCGGGGTCGTGTTAATAGTTGCTGGAACATTCCTCTGTTGTCTGGACAACGTCGGGTAg
- the LOC123701802 gene encoding three-prime repair exonuclease 1-like isoform X1, with product MFSEMEIETFIFFDIETTGLPQFEKNRTKITELAFIAVSRKDIETCMSIPVMNKLSYVFNPERNIQSEAACITGLSNACLKNQATFKNRIESLNSFLEQFSKPVCLVAHNGNRFDFKILRSEYIDANKELPKDLLCLDSMSGFRKIIDSTIEITKKGVQKTPNISVLDESLLTDDEDWPELNTSNEDWEEIDKLIESFENISTGSDKKTHKKDNKNHKLKDKDNKVSYKLTDLYRRFCKKDPIESHRAEVDCIMLLECVLATKEYFLSWADKNCKLISDIKPLVRK from the coding sequence ATGTTTTCAGAGATGGAGatagaaacatttattttctttgacattGAAACCACCGGACTGCCACAGTTTGAAAAGAACAGAACAAAAATAACGGAATTAGCATTTATTGCTGTTTCCCGAAAAGATATAGAAACATGCATGAGTATACCTGTTATGAATAAACTGTCCTATGTTTTTAATCCAGAAAGAAACATTCAGTCTGAAGCTGCATGTATCACTGGCTTGTCAAATgcatgtttaaaaaatcaagcGACATTCAAAAATAGAATTGAAAGTTTGAATTCGTTTCTAGAACAATTTTCTAAACCAGTGTGTTTAGTAGCACATAATGGAAACAGATTTGACTTTAAAATACTAAGATCAGAATATATAGACGCAAACAAGGAGCTGCCAAAAGATTTGCTCTGCCTCGATTCAATGAGtggttttagaaaaattattgacAGTACTATTGAAATTACTAAAAAAGGTGTTCAAAAAACTCCAAACATATCAGTGTTAGATGAGAGTCTGTTAACAGATGATGAAGATTGGCCTGAATTGAATACTAGTAATGAAGACTGGGAGGAAATAGACAAATTGATTGAATCATTCGAAAATATCTCTACCGGATCagataaaaaaacacacaaaaaagACAATAAAAACCATAAATTAAAGGATAAAGACAACAAAGTATCATATAAATTGACAGATTTGTATAGAAGGTTCTGCAAAAAAGATCCCATAGAGTCACATAGAGCAGAAGTTGATTGTATTATGCTTTTGGAATGTGTTTTAGCGACaaaggaatattttttatcatggGCTGATAAAAACTGCAAATTAATCAGTGATATAAAACCACTGgtacgtaaataa